aaataatataatatatatgaataataattattaattgaattaaaatataaatacaacatatatattattaatttatttattatcatgGCGCGGATCCGCAAATATAATATGATATATGCGATCCGGTTAGAGTATGGATCGAATCCGATCCGATAATCTTGCAGGTCAAATTATATATGTAAATTGTAGATTAGATACAGATAAATACTATAGATTTGTGGATATGATTTGATCCGTGAAAATCTCTATTTAAACTTGATaactatttctttttttttttggtgagaTGCTATTATGAGAAGATTTAATTTGCTATTATTTTCTATCGCGATAAGAAGTTATTTGCGATGATATTCATACGTTGGTGTAATATTTTGCATTGTGAAGGGAATATAAATATGATGGTCAAACCGGGCTAATCTGGCTCCTTTGGGTTCATCCCACATAAATTCACGGGATAAATGGGATAGTCTATTTAAGTCTGTTTTATTCAATAGGCCATAATATTTTAGTCCGGATTATTTATGGTCAACTCGATGAATTAAATGGCTTGACCcatctattattttatttatttttttaaaaaatattttgacaaaaaaaatattatttttatttcaaaaatcttaaACAAAACCATGTTTTTTAGTTTGATAGGTCAAATTTTCGGGTCgaattatgaaaaatattaaaaaaagtgctatttatttttttaaaaatgcaaaaaaatttaaatgagcCGGCTGTTTAGCATGCAAATTTGCCTGTTTAAttcgttattttttttaattaatcagtctcatcctaatccaaaatttaaataaatttaattttggagATAAACCAGCCCGTTTAAATTAGTAAACAGGCTGACtcaataaatttaatttgttttaactactttaattataaatatgttATCTTCAAAAAATCtgtaaattttcaaaatttaaaatatcttaaatAATGCATCAATGCTTAAAAATCAAATTCTGAGAGCATACAAATATTCCAAATTTGGTACTCTTCAAACTTTTGTTATTATAAGAGAACTTTctgaataaaattattaaaaaactaatttaataatttttaaagtatagagagaatagtattttttataatttttttatgattttttactATTCCTACTTTATTAGTGTAATATTTgtaattatgaaaaaaatcaAATGATTCACTTGTGGTCTTCCAAATATCGGTCAGCacatcaatttttaaaataaaaatctatttCAATAATCAACTTCCTTAAGTTTTTTCATTAGCAAATAATTGACAAACCATAGAAAATATTCCATAGTTAACCTAATAATGGTGCGAGAGCCCAAATTGACACTACAGGATAATATAAATTTACCCAAAGAGTCCCAGGTTATATAGTTATATACCATTATATGCTGCAATACCTAGGAGATAATCGTTTgtcttaattttaaaaattaaatttatttgtcCATTTTTAATGTAATGAACAtcataacaataaaaaattaattttaaaaaaattatcatttcaaaaattattttaaaataaataggtctatgacaaataaatttttaactaatttaacCTCAAAATGATATCATTTTATTGGAGTAAATAGAGATAAATAGATTTATATCCAATTTGACAGTAACAACATAATATTTAACGTGTCAGCTCATCATCCAAATGTACCACACATTTGAACAATTTTCGTTACGAGCTAATAGTAGAAATGACAAAGAGATCGCAttattctgttgcattaaaggaCAAGAATCAAATTAAACTCTTTTTATGTCAAGGAACATTTTGTCTTTTGAAGTAATTGTCAGAAACTGAATTAGACAGTATTTACTCATCATGTTTATATTCTTAGAGATTTTTCtattaatttagatatttgttagtaaattaaagaattttgtattacatatatattttgattattgattctcaaatgtaaattaaattttgtactACATATTGATTTTGAATACCAATTCTCAAATATAAATTGGACTAAAAATCATCTAAAATATagttaaaacaataaaatattttatacttcAGTCTATCTAACAATAAAACATTTTGtactattatattattattatttgaaataaattttaatttttttatttaataattgaataattattaggtaatatataaaatatataataaggATACGAGGGTTTTGAATAGAAATCTCAAATAAAAACTCTTGATTAGAAGATAATCTATTTTACCATTTTGCATTGATTAATTTcatatttagttatttattattatcacgtgtatttaatttataaaaaataacagaCACGTTAGATTTGATTAATATACCAGTATtgataatgaataaataaaatattatttagtatttaatatttttatattatttaattttatttgctttgatatgcttatgtgtattttttgttatttgtatGTGCTGTGTTTAACtttttataacaaattttttGGATCTGTCAATGAGGATTAAAGAAGAGATTGAGAACGTGAAGCTGATCTTGCCTTCTtaagcctttttttttttttgcacacAAATGAAATGGTGGTTTGTTTTAAGtctctcattttatttttaggtgtaaaaaataaaacaattttcgagaagaaaaaaaatgcctGGTATAGTTTGTTGTTTTAATAggtgaaatataaaataactacgtaatatatataagaatacCAATAACATCTAATACTCAATCATAACgatatattgaaattgaaatattaGACGAATGCGAAAAAAATATAGcctcaaaatttattaataaactTGCAGAGTTGCATTACAATGAAATTAAACTCTAAAGTTATTAGACTCTATGGTGGTGATTTATGTGATCTTTAACAAAAAAAGATTATATGAAACGAAGAACTCTTGGTATTGTTGGTGTTGTATCACTGATTGAATTTGGACTACTGCAAATATCATGGTCAGGATTTATTTTGTTGGAGGAGGTCCATGTGGACTTCGCAATGGTGGTGTTTTGTTATTGATTGGATTCGGACCAGCTGGAACATTATGATCGAGACCTACATTTTCTGAAAAAGAATATTTTGTAGGAGGAGGTCCACGTGGACTTCGCAATGGTGGTGTTTTGTTATTGATTGGATTCGGACCAGCTGGAACATTATGATCGAGACCTATATTTTCTGAAAAAGAATATTTTGTAGGAGGAGGTCCACGTGGACTTCGCAATGGTGGTGTTTTGTTATTGATTGGATTCGGACGAGATGGAACATTATGATTGAGACCTACATTTTctaaaaaagaatattttgtAGGAGGAGGTCCACGTGGACTTCGCAATGGTGGTGTTTTGTTATTGATTGGATTCGGACCAGCTGGAACATTATGATCGAGACCtacattttttgaaaaagaatatTTTGTAGGAGGAGGTCCACGTGGACTTCGCAATGGTGGTGTTTTATTATTGATTGGATTCGGACCAGCTGGAACATTATGATCGAGACTTACATTTTCTAAAAAGGAATATTTTGTAGGAGGAGGTTCACGTGGACTTCGCAATGGTGGTATTTTGTTATTGATTGGATTCGGACCAGCTAGAACATTATGATCGAGACCTACTTTacaattattaattttagtagCATCTGTAGTTTTGTAAACAAgtgaaaagagaaagaaggaaacAATGATATGGAACAAAAGTTTAGTGAATTCCATTTTTCAAATTGATGTGATAGTAATGTTTGAATCATCTACTTATATAGTAAAAGCATAACACCTTGTtaaggttttttttttggtgataggaagataataaaatttaaatattcatagtcaatttttaatattcgtaaaaaataaaaattattaattaatgagCTATATGACCCATTTAATAGGGTTATAGGGTGCTAATATGACTTGGTCTAATTTGCTATTATTTTACAATGTGAAAAGAAGTTAATAAATGTGAAAGGATTATAAATTTGCAATCTTGGCAAATTCTTtagattttcaaattttaaaatattataaatgcattaatgtttaaaataaaaatttgagaGCATACAAACATTTTCAAATTTGATAGTTTTCAaccttttattattataaaaactttttgaccaaaattattaaaaaagaacAATTTAACACTAATTTTTAGAGTGTCTACTAACTTGATCTCTGTCTATTTTTCAGAATGATAACACAGTCTCTCAAGATAAAAACGATTCATTTTAGTTCTTGTCCTCTAGTTCTATGACACAATGCAGTTTCTGTAAGTAGTGTTTTTCCATCAATTTTGAATAGAAAATACTGACGTATCAAGTTTAGAAATGGATATGGACCTAATTGTCTCTGAATTTAAATTAGTTAGGGGTTTATTTGTCCTTATTCTTTAAACAAGATCcctttcaaattatttttttattcattatattaatattcttttttaataaattattgaatataTGGTATAATAAGTACAAATTAACTAatacattattcaaatttaaaaatatcatttattataaaactaaatagataattctcaaatataatttttaaatatataaataataaagattaaaatacgtttaattcattaataataataataatcctaTGATATACTATTAGTATTATGATCTAAATAAATttcacaataaaataaaaattaatgaacaTATTATTTGATATATAGTAAAACTTTTTTGagtaataaataatttaattttttttctctttaaactaaattaataattctgTTTGATATCTTTGTACTAAAATACACAAATATACTATGAATATGCTACTAAtattaatactaaataaaataaaacataatatatgaagaccataaaataaaacatatatatatatattatgaagaTCATTTATAAACTCAACAAACTCAAAgtatcaataatattattaatctatTAATAATACATATTCTCATAAGGTTACAAATCGATAAAGATTTATCAATATAAGAATAATATGGATTAACTAAAATTTTATGTAtactaaaattcaattaaatttatatatattttaatcaaatattattaatatattatatatatatatatatatatatatatatatatatatatatatatatatatatatatatatatatatatatatatatatatattatttcattTATTATTAGTAGCCTATTTATAATGTATTTTAGTGCAAATATATCAAatagaattattaatttaatttaaagagataaaaatattaaatttattattactcaaaaaaatttattatatatcaaataatgtgttcattgatttttattttattgtgaaAATTTTCTAGATCATAATACTAATCTCATagggttattattattaatgtattaaccaaattttaatatttattatttatatatatttaaaaattatatttgcaaattatttatttagtttcataataaatgatatttttaaatttaaataatttattaattagtttgaaCTTATTATACCAtatattcaataatttattgaaaaagaatattagtataatgaataaaaaaattttaaaaagatattatttaaagAATAGAGACTAATAAATCTCTAAccaatttgaatttaaaaataattaggcCTTTGTCTATTTTTGAACTTGACATGTCAGTGTTTTTTCTACAAGGATCGTGTTGTGTCacgaaaatagaaaatagagaCTGAAGtagattattttaattttaagagaTCGCATTGTCATTTTAAGAAATAGACAGAAACTGAATTGGTAATTAACTCctaatttttatcaaaaaagaATAACTaacatttaattttaaagagacaatattattttttatcatcaGTCAATGCATTTTAATACTAGgaattttcaaatttcaaaatatcattggTCAAGGCatcaatttttaaaacaaaaaattggaAGTATTTAAGATAATTTTGACTGAAAAAATATTATGAGGAGAATTACTATAAAGTTAActactataattaattaattaattaatattatcatTCGTATATCCAATATACATGGCATCAG
This sequence is a window from Arachis stenosperma cultivar V10309 chromosome 10, arast.V10309.gnm1.PFL2, whole genome shotgun sequence. Protein-coding genes within it:
- the LOC130957617 gene encoding uncharacterized protein LOC130957617, which produces MEFTKLLFHIIVSFFLFSLVYKTTDATKINNCKVGLDHNVLAGPNPINNKIPPLRSPREPPPTKYSFLENVSLDHNVPAGPNPINNKTPPLRSPRGPPPTKYSFSKNVGLDHNVPAGPNPINNKTPPLRSPRGPPPTKYSFLENVGLNHNVPSRPNPINNKTPPLRSPRGPPPTKYSFSENIGLDHNVPAGPNPINNKTPPLRSPRGPPPTKYSFSENVGLDHNVPAGPNPINNKTPPLRSPHGPPPTK